A region from the Aegilops tauschii subsp. strangulata cultivar AL8/78 chromosome 5, Aet v6.0, whole genome shotgun sequence genome encodes:
- the LOC120964005 gene encoding uncharacterized protein, translated as MFFAENPRPRPRPRPLAPRPPRRPRPRPLPVAASYLSRRAHDPSAPVAPSGWCSRFASPAAAAPPSATPPPPPLFTLDDRFAAADFSPDPTASDLLPVASSPSPRVGAGAGSRSPSWDRSRGKASAPGSPMDGVVEPPPRKELLALPPPSSPCTPPPPTATAVTPATEAARTEPAAPASEGKADGEEWVTVFGTLTMPGKPSKRMVSNYAVAS; from the exons AtgttttttgcagaaaacccccgccctcgccctcgccctcgccctctcgctccgcgcccgcctcgccgccctcgccctcgccctctccccgtggcgGCCTCCTACCTCAGCCGGCGCGCGCACGACCCCAGCGCGCCGGTAGCGCCTTCTGGCTGGTGCTCCCGCTTCGCCTCCCCCgcggccgccgccccgccctccgccacgccaccgccgccgcccctcttCACGCTCGACGACCGCTTTGCCGCCGCCGACTTCTCGCCCGACCCCACCGCCTCCGACCTGCTCCCCgtcgcctcctccccctccccccgcgTCGGGGCGGGCGCCGGCAGCCGCTCGCCCTCATGGGACCGCTCCCGCGGCAAGGCCTCCGCCCCCGGATCCCCCATGGACGGGGTCGTCGAGCCGCCGCCCCGCAAGGAGCTGCTCGCGCTACCCCCGCCATCCAGCCCCTGCACTCCTCCTCCCCCGACGGCGACGGCCGTGACCCCGGCGACGGAGGCTGCCAGGACGGAGCCGGCGGCTCCGGCCAGCGAAGGGAAGGCAGATGGCGAGGAGTGGGTCACTGTATTCGG CACTCTTACGATGCCAGGAAAGCCCTCCAAAAGAATGGTATCCAACTATGCAGTGGCGTCATAA
- the LOC109773730 gene encoding uncharacterized protein: MRSGGDVKSFFRQQKAHSGAAAAKPTSGVSKKPAHHHHQKQAAARPTPDHGDGADARREEAENAERKAREFDMDMRYGPCLGLTRAQRWQRAAALGLAPPPHALCSDDQPCLWEGRV; the protein is encoded by the exons atgAGGAGTGGCGGCGACGTCAAGTCCTTCTTCCGGCAGCAGAAGGCCCACTCCGGCGCAGCGGCCGCCAAGCCCACCAGCGGCGTCTCCAAGAAGCCggcgcaccaccaccaccagaagcaagcgGCGGCGCGCCCGACGCCAG ATCACGGTGACGGCGCCGACGCGAGGAGGGAGGAGGCGGAGAACGCGGAGAGGAAGGCCAGGGAGTTCGACATGGACATGCGCTACGGGCCCTGCCTCGGCCTCACCCGCGCCCAGCGCTGGCAGCGCGCCGCCGCGCtgggcctcgccccgccgccgcacgCGCTCTGCTCCGACGACCAGCCGTGCCTCTGGGAGGGCCGCGTCTAG